Proteins from a single region of Pseudopedobacter saltans DSM 12145:
- the purU gene encoding formyltetrahydrofolate deformylase, protein MVIVIQCKDKVGLVADIAGVMAKFNINILTMREFVDINEGAFFARLVVEPYNDIAVLQNALQKGLPSDAMVKVNPEPEKKIVVLVTKEYHCLSDILIRNHFKTLGASVEAVIGNYSYLSNICERFGVPFYEISHEEKDKVAFENEIKAQLAQYKFDYLVLAKFMRILSPEFVASYPNQIINIHHSFLPAFIGANPYKRAFHRGVKLIGATAHFVTNDLDEGPIIVQQTIPVNHNYSLSDMIRAGKEIETSVLAKALHFVFEDRVFVFNNKTIVFE, encoded by the coding sequence ATGGTAATAGTAATACAGTGCAAAGATAAGGTTGGTCTGGTTGCAGATATTGCAGGAGTTATGGCTAAGTTTAATATTAACATTCTTACGATGAGAGAGTTTGTTGATATTAACGAGGGGGCGTTTTTTGCAAGATTGGTTGTCGAACCTTACAACGATATCGCTGTATTACAGAATGCTTTACAGAAAGGACTTCCATCGGATGCTATGGTGAAAGTTAATCCTGAACCTGAAAAGAAAATTGTTGTCCTTGTTACCAAAGAGTACCATTGTTTAAGTGATATTTTGATTCGCAACCATTTTAAAACCTTAGGTGCCAGTGTTGAAGCTGTGATTGGCAATTATTCTTATCTGTCGAATATTTGCGAAAGATTTGGAGTTCCTTTTTACGAAATTTCTCACGAGGAAAAGGATAAAGTAGCTTTTGAGAATGAAATTAAAGCGCAATTAGCACAATATAAGTTTGATTATCTGGTATTAGCTAAGTTCATGAGAATACTTTCTCCTGAGTTTGTAGCTTCATATCCTAATCAGATAATTAATATTCATCATTCTTTCTTGCCGGCTTTTATAGGAGCAAATCCTTATAAAAGAGCTTTTCATAGAGGAGTGAAGTTAATTGGTGCGACAGCACATTTTGTAACAAATGACTTGGATGAAGGGCCAATTATCGTTCAGCAAACTATCCCTGTAAACCATAATTATTCGCTTTCAGATATGATAAGAGCGGGAAAAGAAATTGAAACTTCGGTTTTGGCCAAAGCCTTGCATTTTGTTTTTGAAGACAGGGTTTTTGTTTTTAACAATAAGACGATAGTTTTTGAATAA
- a CDS encoding tail fiber domain-containing protein, whose amino-acid sequence MQKIISKLYLVMAFLLITNLANAQSISENDLKLAINKIENPTSKLKSLQAVTFKYNVDKYKYLKLPQGNQYGFLVENVEQVFPAMVYESSSVYNINKGNTKVAKYKEVNKDDLIPVLVEALKEQQEQLDALKKELQELKSKRG is encoded by the coding sequence ATGCAAAAAATAATTTCAAAGTTATATTTAGTTATGGCGTTTTTGCTAATAACAAATCTTGCCAATGCACAATCTATTAGCGAAAATGATTTAAAATTAGCAATAAATAAAATTGAGAATCCTACATCGAAGCTTAAGAGTTTACAGGCAGTGACTTTTAAATACAATGTAGATAAATACAAGTATTTGAAATTGCCGCAGGGCAATCAATATGGTTTTCTGGTTGAAAATGTAGAGCAAGTATTTCCCGCCATGGTTTATGAATCGTCTTCTGTTTACAATATCAATAAAGGAAATACTAAAGTGGCTAAATATAAAGAGGTAAATAAAGATGATCTTATTCCTGTTTTAGTTGAAGCATTAAAAGAACAACAGGAACAGCTCGATGCACTGAAAAAAGAACTGCAGGAGCTTAAATCCAAAAGAGGTTAA
- the msrA gene encoding peptide-methionine (S)-S-oxide reductase MsrA: protein MTENHKIAVFGGGCFWCTEVIFTTLKGVIDVKPGYMGGSTENPTYKDVCTGETGHAEVIQIVYDEKQISFSELLLVFFKTHDPTTLNRQGNDIGTQYRSVVFYYDEDQKQQAEEMIAQLTKEEVFDSPIVTEISPATKFYVAENYHHNYYANNRSQPYCLAVIQPKVLKFAEKFKDKIKPELL from the coding sequence ATGACAGAAAATCATAAAATTGCCGTTTTTGGCGGAGGTTGTTTCTGGTGTACAGAAGTTATATTTACTACGTTAAAGGGCGTTATCGACGTAAAACCTGGTTATATGGGTGGCTCTACAGAAAACCCAACTTACAAAGATGTGTGTACCGGTGAAACTGGCCATGCAGAAGTAATTCAGATCGTCTACGACGAGAAACAAATCTCATTCTCTGAATTGCTATTGGTATTTTTTAAAACTCACGATCCCACCACGTTAAACAGACAAGGTAATGATATTGGTACCCAGTACAGATCTGTTGTTTTTTATTATGATGAAGATCAAAAACAACAGGCGGAAGAAATGATTGCGCAGCTGACTAAGGAAGAAGTATTTGATTCACCTATTGTTACCGAAATTTCTCCTGCAACAAAGTTTTATGTTGCGGAAAATTACCACCATAACTATTATGCGAATAATAGAAGTCAGCCTTATTGTTTAGCGGTTATTCAACCTAAAGTATTGAAATTCGCTGAGAAATTTAAGGACAAGATAAAACCAGAGCTATTGTAG
- a CDS encoding carboxylesterase family protein, with amino-acid sequence MRLKALLFILFLFPLVAFAQDKTLFKKEYFVINKDTLPLRVLYPEGFNKSKNYPLLIFLHGRGESGNDNEKQLLNGANLFLDNKNREAFPAVVVFPQCATDSYWANVKIETDEKGKRHFFFRKGGKPTKSMSLLLKYFDSVKRGQYIDPDRIYIMGLSMGGMGTLEILRRKPNDIAAAVAICGGDNVANVRKYAGKVKLWIFHGEKDDIVSPQFSRDVIAALQKRGASPRYTFYPNANHNSWNPAFAEKDLLPWLFGQIKNKGE; translated from the coding sequence ATGAGGCTAAAAGCATTATTATTTATCCTTTTTCTATTTCCGCTTGTAGCATTTGCACAAGATAAGACGCTTTTTAAAAAAGAGTACTTTGTGATAAATAAAGATACTTTGCCACTTCGGGTGCTTTACCCCGAAGGATTTAATAAAAGTAAAAACTACCCTTTGCTGATTTTCTTACATGGACGAGGGGAGTCGGGGAATGATAATGAGAAGCAATTGTTAAACGGTGCCAATTTGTTTCTGGATAATAAAAATAGAGAAGCATTTCCTGCAGTAGTGGTTTTTCCACAATGTGCAACCGATAGTTATTGGGCTAATGTGAAAATAGAAACTGATGAAAAAGGTAAGAGACATTTCTTTTTCAGAAAAGGTGGAAAGCCAACAAAGTCAATGTCACTTTTATTGAAGTACTTTGATAGTGTAAAACGGGGCCAATATATAGATCCTGATAGAATCTACATTATGGGACTTTCGATGGGAGGTATGGGTACGTTGGAGATTTTGCGTAGAAAACCTAATGATATAGCAGCTGCGGTTGCAATCTGCGGCGGCGATAATGTTGCTAACGTTAGAAAGTACGCCGGAAAAGTAAAGCTTTGGATATTTCACGGAGAAAAAGATGATATCGTTTCTCCTCAGTTTTCCAGAGATGTTATAGCAGCTTTACAAAAACGCGGAGCTTCTCCAAGATATACTTTTTATCCAAATGCAAATCATAACAGCTGGAATCCCGCTTTTGCAGAAAAGGACCTGTTACCCTGGCTTTTTGGGCAAATAAAAAATAAGGGAGAGTGA
- the bglX gene encoding beta-glucosidase BglX, with product MSIIAVGISVLMACTPKIAKQDKVEAVKNESEMDKFISELMSKMTLEEKIGQLNLLTGGDAVTGTTVNSNIEQKIKNGQVGGFFSLTTPAKIRKTQEIAVNETRLKIPLIFGLDVIHGYKTTFPIPLGLSCSWDMDLIYKTARMAAQEATADGLNWTFSPMVDVSRDPRWGRVSEGNGEDPFLGAEIAKAMVKGYQGDDLSKANTIMACVKHFALYGAGEAGRDYNTVDMSRNRMFNEYMLPYKAAVDAGVGSVMTSFNEIDGIPATANKWLVTDVLREQWGFKGFVVTDYTGINEMVDHGFGNLQQVSAKALNAGVDMDMVGEGFLTTLKSSYEQGKVSMGEINRACRLVLEAKYKLGLFEDPFKYCNEERARTEIYTRENLQFAREVATKSFVLLKNENVLPLKKQGTIALIGPLANTKENMPGTWSVSTDLSKAISVKEGLENTLGSKVKVNYAMGTNLLDDPEYQKRATMFGRDIPRDNRSKEIMLKEALSVARKSDVIVAAMGESSEMSGESSSRSDIRIPQNQQELLSELLKLGKPVVLVLFTGRPLDLSWEDKNVPAILNVWFGGSETGNAIADVLFGDVNPSGKLSMTFPQNVGQVPLYYNHKNTGRPLEGAWFQKFRSNYLDVSNDPLYPFGYGLSYSKFEISQPVLNNSVLRSGGKITVEANVKNAGIYDGEEVVQFYIRDMVGSVTRPVKELKGFKKIFLKAGEAKNVSFDITEETIKFYDSDLKFVAEPGDFKVFVGNSSSNVKEANFKFE from the coding sequence ATGAGTATAATAGCAGTAGGTATTTCGGTTTTAATGGCATGTACACCTAAAATAGCAAAGCAAGATAAGGTTGAAGCCGTTAAAAATGAATCTGAAATGGACAAGTTCATTAGTGAGTTAATGTCGAAAATGACATTGGAGGAGAAGATAGGGCAGTTGAATTTATTGACAGGAGGAGATGCGGTGACAGGAACAACGGTCAATTCAAATATCGAACAGAAAATAAAGAATGGACAGGTAGGAGGATTTTTTAGTTTAACAACACCAGCTAAGATCAGAAAGACTCAAGAAATTGCAGTAAACGAAACAAGACTAAAAATTCCTTTGATATTTGGTTTGGACGTTATCCATGGTTATAAAACCACATTTCCGATTCCTCTGGGTTTATCCTGTTCCTGGGATATGGACCTGATTTACAAAACAGCCAGAATGGCGGCTCAGGAAGCAACTGCGGATGGATTGAACTGGACTTTTTCGCCGATGGTAGACGTTTCCAGAGATCCCCGATGGGGCCGTGTATCTGAAGGGAACGGAGAAGATCCATTCCTGGGAGCAGAAATTGCGAAAGCAATGGTGAAAGGCTATCAGGGAGATGATCTTTCCAAGGCAAATACCATTATGGCTTGTGTAAAGCATTTTGCCTTATATGGCGCAGGAGAGGCAGGTAGGGATTATAACACGGTAGACATGAGCAGAAACAGAATGTTCAACGAATATATGCTGCCTTATAAAGCAGCAGTAGATGCTGGTGTAGGTAGTGTGATGACATCATTTAACGAAATAGATGGTATACCGGCGACGGCAAATAAGTGGTTGGTTACGGATGTATTGAGAGAACAATGGGGCTTTAAAGGGTTTGTTGTGACTGATTACACCGGAATCAATGAAATGGTAGACCATGGTTTTGGTAATCTGCAACAGGTATCTGCAAAAGCATTAAATGCAGGTGTAGATATGGATATGGTGGGAGAAGGCTTTTTAACCACTTTAAAATCATCTTATGAACAGGGAAAAGTGAGTATGGGGGAAATTAATAGAGCATGCAGATTGGTACTGGAAGCGAAGTATAAACTGGGGCTTTTTGAAGATCCGTTTAAATATTGTAATGAAGAGCGGGCAAGAACAGAGATTTATACCAGGGAAAATCTGCAGTTTGCAAGGGAAGTTGCTACAAAAAGTTTTGTGTTATTGAAAAATGAAAATGTACTTCCATTAAAAAAACAAGGTACCATAGCCTTAATAGGTCCGCTAGCCAATACCAAAGAAAATATGCCAGGTACCTGGAGTGTTTCTACAGATTTAAGTAAAGCCATTTCTGTTAAAGAAGGATTGGAAAATACGTTGGGAAGCAAAGTTAAAGTAAACTATGCTATGGGTACCAATCTTTTGGACGACCCGGAATATCAGAAAAGAGCGACCATGTTTGGCAGAGATATCCCAAGAGATAACAGAAGTAAAGAAATCATGCTGAAAGAGGCTTTGTCTGTAGCCAGGAAATCAGACGTAATTGTGGCGGCGATGGGCGAAAGTTCGGAAATGAGTGGAGAAAGCTCCAGCAGATCAGATATCCGAATTCCACAAAATCAGCAAGAACTTTTATCCGAACTTTTAAAATTAGGTAAACCTGTTGTATTGGTTTTATTTACAGGAAGGCCTTTGGATTTGTCGTGGGAAGACAAAAACGTTCCGGCAATATTGAACGTCTGGTTTGGCGGTTCTGAAACCGGAAATGCAATAGCCGATGTTCTTTTTGGAGATGTTAATCCGTCTGGGAAATTGAGTATGACTTTTCCACAAAATGTGGGACAGGTGCCCTTATATTATAATCATAAGAATACCGGCAGGCCATTGGAAGGTGCATGGTTCCAGAAATTCAGATCGAATTATTTAGATGTAAGTAATGATCCCTTGTATCCTTTTGGATATGGTTTAAGCTATTCTAAATTTGAGATATCTCAACCCGTGTTGAATAATTCGGTACTTAGGTCCGGAGGAAAGATAACTGTTGAGGCCAATGTTAAAAATGCCGGTATATACGATGGTGAAGAAGTTGTGCAATTTTATATCAGAGATATGGTAGGAAGCGTAACAAGACCTGTTAAAGAATTAAAAGGATTTAAGAAAATATTTCTCAAAGCAGGAGAGGCTAAAAATGTAAGCTTTGATATCACAGAAGAAACTATAAAATTCTATGATTCGGATCTTAAGTTCGTAGCAGAGCCTGGTGATTTCAAGGTTTTTGTAGGAAATAGTTCTTCTAATGTAAAGGAAGCTAACTTTAAATTTGAATAA
- a CDS encoding glucoamylase family protein — translation MNRIFVYAFAVLVVFSACNPSKNKGDSKHLSDQELIDVVQRQTFRYFWEGAEPNSGAARERIHIDGVYPQNDKNVVTTGATGFGIMGIISAIERKYITREEGVERLSKILDFLKNADRFHGAWPHWLQGETGETKPFSKKDDGGDLVETSFVAQGLICVKQYFKDGTEEEKKLSTLADDLWKGIDFKWYTRGQNVLYWHWSPNYGWDMNFPIHGYNECLVMYVLAAASPTHGVEAAVYHEGWAENGKIKKEHEYEGIKLQLRHQGVDNGGPLFWAHYSYLGLNPHGLKDAYASYWEENRNQVLINYQWCVNNPLKYKGYGKDSWGLTSSYSVKGYAGHAPAMERDLGVIAPTAAISSIVYTPEQSLSAMRNWYENKKDRLWGEYGFYDAFSETDNWYPQKYLGIDQGPVVVMLENYRSKLLWKLFMSDSDVQNGLNKLGFQYEK, via the coding sequence ATGAATAGAATATTTGTATATGCATTTGCTGTTTTGGTAGTATTCAGCGCTTGTAACCCGTCAAAAAACAAAGGTGATAGTAAGCACTTATCAGACCAGGAGTTGATAGATGTTGTCCAGAGACAAACTTTTCGTTATTTCTGGGAAGGAGCTGAACCAAATTCGGGTGCAGCTAGAGAGAGAATACACATAGACGGAGTATATCCTCAGAATGATAAAAATGTGGTGACTACCGGCGCGACCGGGTTTGGTATAATGGGTATTATAAGTGCTATAGAGCGGAAATACATTACAAGAGAAGAGGGGGTAGAGCGATTAAGTAAAATATTGGACTTTCTTAAAAATGCCGATAGATTTCACGGAGCCTGGCCGCATTGGTTGCAGGGAGAAACCGGAGAAACCAAGCCGTTTTCCAAAAAAGACGACGGAGGTGATTTGGTAGAGACTTCTTTCGTAGCCCAAGGCTTAATCTGTGTGAAACAGTATTTTAAGGACGGAACAGAAGAAGAAAAGAAATTATCGACTTTAGCTGATGATTTATGGAAGGGAATTGATTTTAAATGGTACACACGAGGTCAAAATGTTCTTTATTGGCATTGGAGCCCAAATTATGGATGGGATATGAACTTTCCCATACATGGCTATAATGAGTGTCTGGTTATGTATGTTTTGGCAGCAGCATCCCCAACCCATGGTGTAGAGGCGGCAGTATATCATGAAGGCTGGGCGGAAAACGGAAAAATCAAGAAAGAACATGAATATGAAGGGATCAAGTTACAGCTACGCCATCAGGGAGTAGATAATGGAGGCCCTCTTTTTTGGGCGCATTATTCTTATCTAGGTTTAAATCCTCACGGATTGAAGGACGCGTATGCTTCTTATTGGGAAGAAAATAGAAATCAGGTTTTAATAAATTATCAATGGTGTGTAAACAATCCTTTAAAATACAAAGGATATGGCAAAGATAGTTGGGGTTTAACATCCAGTTATTCTGTAAAAGGCTATGCCGGTCATGCACCTGCGATGGAAAGGGATTTAGGCGTTATTGCACCAACTGCCGCAATATCTTCTATTGTCTATACACCAGAACAATCGCTTTCGGCTATGAGAAATTGGTATGAAAATAAGAAAGATAGGTTATGGGGAGAATATGGTTTTTATGACGCATTTAGCGAAACTGACAACTGGTATCCGCAGAAGTATTTGGGGATAGATCAGGGGCCTGTAGTGGTTATGCTGGAAAATTATCGTTCAAAATTATTATGGAAGCTTTTTATGAGCGATAGCGATGTACAGAACGGCCTCAACAAATTAGGCTTTCAATATGAAAAATAA
- a CDS encoding glucoamylase family protein, translating to MRYFLCLLILFITSCSKKETPQVKDSSVSFTIDGQYNGTLSYAIGMKPIIVLNFTEAITSESLEKNIILKSDNGDLIQMGFDTSNEGKTVQLNLQTDLKSFTIYILSVSGSLKTKNGGRIVNPLTITLNTGIDNTDKFPRISDEELLTLVQKQTFKYFWDFGHPVSGMARERNTSGNLVTNGGSGFGIMSIIVGIERGFVTKTDGFSRIKKIVSFLKNDAQKFHGAFSHWLDGTTGTVLKFSDKDDGADLVETSLLMQGLIVAKQYFKDISPEETQLRNDISELYNNVDWDFFRKNGSDVLYWHWSPNYNWEMNLPIRGYNECLITYVLAAGSKTHGIPKTVYDNGWASGTNFKNGKTYYGIQLPLGPEKGGPMFLDQYSFLGINPKGLSDAYANYEQQTRAHALTNYNHCKENPNKFDGYSEECWGLTASDIKNGYTASSPTNDRGFIAPTAAIASLPYVPGEAMKALRFFYYKLGDKIFKEYGFTDSFSIQEKWFASSFLAIDQGPIIVMIENYRTGLIWDLFMSSEEAKNGLIKLGFQSSKI from the coding sequence ATGAGATACTTTCTTTGTCTGTTAATATTGTTTATAACTTCCTGTTCAAAAAAAGAGACTCCTCAGGTAAAAGATAGTTCCGTTTCTTTTACAATAGATGGGCAATATAACGGGACTTTATCCTATGCCATTGGGATGAAGCCGATAATAGTACTCAATTTTACGGAAGCCATAACAAGCGAAAGTCTGGAAAAGAATATCATATTGAAGAGTGATAACGGAGATTTGATCCAGATGGGCTTTGATACCTCTAACGAGGGAAAAACTGTCCAATTAAATTTGCAGACTGATTTAAAATCTTTTACTATTTATATCCTAAGTGTCTCAGGATCATTGAAAACAAAAAACGGAGGTAGAATAGTTAATCCTTTAACCATAACACTTAACACAGGTATTGACAATACGGATAAATTTCCACGTATTTCTGACGAAGAGTTATTGACATTGGTACAAAAACAGACGTTTAAGTATTTCTGGGATTTCGGGCATCCAGTTAGTGGAATGGCTAGAGAACGCAATACTTCAGGAAATTTGGTTACCAACGGAGGAAGCGGCTTTGGTATCATGTCTATTATCGTTGGAATAGAAAGAGGTTTTGTGACGAAGACAGATGGATTTTCAAGAATCAAAAAGATTGTTTCTTTTTTGAAGAACGATGCCCAGAAATTTCATGGAGCGTTTTCGCATTGGCTGGATGGAACTACAGGAACAGTACTTAAGTTTAGTGATAAAGATGACGGAGCTGATCTTGTAGAAACATCTTTGTTGATGCAGGGGCTAATTGTAGCTAAACAATATTTTAAAGATATCAGCCCTGAAGAAACACAGTTGAGAAATGATATTTCTGAATTGTATAATAATGTTGATTGGGATTTTTTCAGGAAGAACGGTTCTGATGTTTTGTATTGGCACTGGAGTCCGAACTATAACTGGGAGATGAATTTGCCTATCAGAGGATATAACGAATGTTTGATTACCTATGTTCTGGCAGCGGGTTCTAAAACCCATGGAATTCCTAAAACAGTATATGATAACGGCTGGGCTTCGGGAACAAATTTTAAAAATGGGAAAACATATTATGGCATTCAGTTGCCATTAGGACCGGAAAAAGGCGGGCCTATGTTTTTAGATCAATATTCGTTTCTTGGTATTAATCCCAAAGGTTTGTCTGACGCTTATGCGAATTATGAGCAGCAAACGCGGGCGCATGCCTTAACCAACTATAACCATTGCAAGGAAAATCCCAATAAGTTTGATGGTTACAGTGAAGAGTGCTGGGGATTAACTGCCAGTGATATAAAAAACGGATATACTGCGAGTTCGCCGACGAACGATAGAGGTTTTATAGCTCCAACAGCTGCAATTGCTTCTTTACCTTATGTGCCCGGGGAAGCTATGAAAGCTTTGCGTTTTTTCTATTATAAACTTGGAGATAAAATATTTAAAGAGTATGGTTTTACCGATTCTTTCTCAATACAGGAAAAATGGTTTGCTTCATCTTTCCTGGCGATAGATCAGGGGCCTATTATTGTTATGATTGAAAATTACAGGACAGGATTAATTTGGGATCTGTTTATGAGTAGTGAAGAAGCAAAAAATGGATTGATAAAATTAGGTTTTCAAAGTTCAAAAATCTAG
- a CDS encoding LamG domain-containing protein, producing the protein MKKLNINQIKWIFFLAATVLVSACKKSDNPNNLPGVNPADYEGKVDGYDSADQIFPNNLKAYWSFDDTENELKSNTAPTQKLNDTYIQGVKGKALKLSGGYLYYAKQFDAFKTAALKSFTISVWVQIANNGSKKTMLMTIARPGMFLGNLDFRLNTDRTDQLLKVGPRFTAVGGGSQDNLNADKNPTFGANVWTHLLLTYDTNSGTFKMWANGEDIGSYNNRGVGNNLFNSFEPNEFIIGTNYNNIPGKTVSTDASFSTMSGSIDELRIYDRVLPDAHIKALYNLGKAGK; encoded by the coding sequence ATGAAAAAATTGAACATAAATCAGATAAAGTGGATTTTCTTTTTGGCGGCAACTGTTTTGGTTAGCGCTTGCAAGAAAAGTGACAATCCGAATAATCTCCCTGGTGTTAATCCGGCAGATTACGAAGGAAAAGTAGATGGTTATGATAGTGCAGACCAAATTTTTCCTAATAATTTAAAAGCTTATTGGTCATTTGATGATACTGAAAATGAATTGAAATCAAATACAGCACCTACACAAAAGCTTAATGACACTTATATCCAGGGAGTAAAAGGAAAGGCTCTAAAGCTTAGCGGTGGCTATTTGTATTATGCCAAACAATTTGATGCCTTTAAAACAGCAGCACTTAAAAGTTTCACGATAAGTGTATGGGTACAAATAGCAAACAATGGATCGAAAAAGACAATGTTAATGACTATTGCCCGTCCAGGAATGTTTCTTGGAAACCTTGATTTCAGGCTGAACACCGATAGAACAGATCAGTTATTGAAAGTTGGTCCGAGATTTACCGCTGTTGGTGGAGGTTCCCAGGATAATTTGAATGCAGACAAAAACCCTACGTTCGGGGCAAATGTATGGACTCATCTATTACTAACATATGATACTAATTCAGGAACGTTTAAGATGTGGGCTAATGGGGAAGATATCGGCTCTTATAATAATAGAGGTGTTGGTAACAACCTGTTTAATAGTTTTGAACCTAATGAGTTTATAATAGGAACAAATTATAATAATATACCGGGAAAAACGGTTAGTACAGATGCCTCTTTTTCAACTATGAGTGGTAGTATAGATGAGTTGAGAATATATGACAGAGTGTTGCCCGATGCACATATAAAAGCACTTTACAATTTAGGTAAAGCGGGTAAATAA
- a CDS encoding RagB/SusD family nutrient uptake outer membrane protein → MKTYNKILKNPAYLLMVGVVFSMILGCKDFLDTTKQGEYTSDNYPYPGGSGPYDEYLFGAYNDLRSYDMHCRGFFLATSVRSDDADKGSSPTDGGADALTMDNFPVAPNNGAINELWKGHFAIIIKCNIALDQIANNTGITASEDQKLLAQAEARCLRGYAYFNLVRFFGRVPLIDKVLSADQPNTAQVGPDQLYPFIENDLQFAAANLPVNWDRKFVGRLTKGVANGLLAKVYLTQQKWGAAMSAANMVMTSGQYDLSMSYSSIFGESGENGKESVFEVQATASAAVPTANGAEITQWQGVRGPGDWNLGYGFNVPNNNLSNAYEPNDPRKARTFLYRSDANNTYKTVYGENTGTTWENPIYNHKVYTNPTYRALYNNRAGRWMNIRLLRYADVVLMYAEAANEVGGTGNTTEALKALNSVRARARIGAPAGTLPDITTTDQGVLREAIRHERRIELAMEYDRFFDLVRWGISGSVLPAAGRPNFVAARDNLLPIPQAQIDLSKEPYKLTQNPLYN, encoded by the coding sequence ATGAAAACTTATAATAAAATATTGAAAAATCCAGCTTACCTGTTGATGGTCGGGGTTGTATTTTCCATGATTTTGGGCTGTAAAGACTTTTTGGATACAACTAAGCAGGGGGAATATACATCAGATAATTACCCTTATCCGGGAGGATCTGGACCCTATGACGAATACTTATTTGGGGCATATAATGATTTACGCTCTTATGATATGCATTGCAGAGGGTTTTTCTTAGCAACGAGTGTTAGAAGTGACGATGCAGACAAAGGAAGTAGCCCTACTGATGGTGGCGCTGATGCACTTACCATGGATAATTTTCCGGTAGCACCAAATAACGGGGCTATAAATGAATTATGGAAGGGACATTTTGCCATAATTATTAAATGTAATATTGCGTTAGATCAGATAGCGAATAATACTGGAATTACTGCAAGTGAGGACCAAAAATTATTGGCACAAGCAGAAGCCAGATGCTTGCGAGGATATGCTTATTTTAATTTGGTGAGATTTTTTGGGAGAGTACCTTTAATAGATAAGGTTCTTTCCGCAGATCAGCCTAATACAGCTCAGGTGGGGCCAGATCAGTTGTATCCTTTTATAGAGAATGATTTACAGTTCGCGGCTGCCAATCTTCCTGTGAATTGGGATAGAAAGTTTGTCGGTCGTTTAACGAAAGGTGTAGCGAATGGATTACTTGCAAAAGTTTATTTAACGCAACAAAAATGGGGAGCAGCTATGTCTGCCGCAAATATGGTAATGACTTCGGGTCAATATGATTTATCTATGTCATATTCCAGCATATTTGGCGAAAGTGGAGAAAATGGTAAAGAGTCTGTTTTTGAAGTTCAGGCCACGGCTTCCGCGGCTGTTCCTACTGCGAATGGAGCCGAAATTACGCAATGGCAGGGTGTAAGGGGGCCTGGTGATTGGAACCTGGGATACGGTTTTAATGTGCCTAATAACAATCTTTCAAATGCTTATGAGCCTAACGATCCGAGAAAGGCAAGGACGTTCCTTTATCGAAGCGATGCTAATAATACTTATAAAACAGTGTATGGCGAAAATACAGGTACTACATGGGAAAATCCAATATATAATCATAAAGTGTACACAAATCCCACATATAGGGCATTGTATAATAATAGAGCAGGCAGATGGATGAATATACGGCTGTTGCGTTATGCAGATGTAGTCTTGATGTATGCAGAGGCTGCAAATGAGGTAGGGGGAACTGGTAATACAACAGAAGCATTAAAAGCACTTAATAGTGTAAGAGCAAGAGCAAGAATAGGAGCCCCGGCGGGAACTTTACCAGATATTACAACAACGGATCAAGGGGTGTTAAGAGAAGCTATCAGACACGAGCGCAGAATTGAACTGGCAATGGAATACGATCGTTTCTTTGATTTGGTAAGATGGGGAATTTCAGGTTCGGTATTACCAGCGGCAGGCAGACCTAATTTTGTTGCAGCCCGAGATAACTTATTGCCTATCCCGCAAGCACAGATAGATTTAAGTAAAGAGCCTTATAAACTCACACAAAATCCTCTGTATAATTAA